In Helianthus annuus cultivar XRQ/B chromosome 3, HanXRQr2.0-SUNRISE, whole genome shotgun sequence, a single window of DNA contains:
- the LOC110930751 gene encoding uncharacterized protein LOC110930751: MAVDTDFTSLLNNLKVEDPWLPPRPWESIPTESGLSVTSTSSSSSTRFYDTSSVSEASLVRLAMNALQGLESSLISIEKLCAIFQSDPTDRTFHRIPSLWTKSVSTLALENILRSLGCMGCGVFFLYKFVNHFTCLNPDDAGLRSDENLESAGNDYPPYSLANQAFAVAVNDVLEGYVAALDTLYSSVRLRRSSNVDSVSSGCLSCVGHSEITLLEVYLHTKELRNQIEVIGSICNVHSLANSFSVSPLENLVTQTNFSDFPRGGNLLTFLYKELQVADPVHSALLRTLFIRTCEPYFDFIRSWIFKAKITDPFKEFIVAEAESNTVTIREQDGVYVPCFLKEFLIPLFRAGQQLQVLIKLLEFSDGVGSWNRTYEDFLPYWSRMSSSRLSHAFHMDFNKAGIEMMVLKRRDYYQIMMEKLKNHLPNLEFKYHQVITYATLPTSGRGSVEASSVSPAAKNMNQNLPLGTVECDASSMTDEYSYLEDSLESSECSSVEDYGEEEKTVGHIHDPDDLEKKYLSALEITSETYNIPLKTPSQDESASTMVTESHEPSHKPSHNADLAGYSTSLRSLKPCEVEHANIILGSNKLRERCSKVKLPTFDFESVKNPLTECADRLGSFYRTNGVDNMKNNNMRNNHNKGHVDDAITVKKNSFHTQASFGSKSNHQEQEPLLDVSGGGCWESLLDGTGNDNNIHPGERKTSVGPAIEIPLDFVLEKCLLEEIQLQYMYVSKLTIKLLEEGFSLQQHLLALRRYHMMESADWADLFIVSLWQHKWYAREADKRISEIQGLLELAVQRSSCEKDHYKDRLFVYMKEQDSSSLPSFTTGIQSFNGLGLGYRVDWPVSIVLTPGALKIYAQIFSFLIQVKLASSSLTEVWCSFKESIHFTNKDRSSNARKSKSRNFNIMVKLRHQIYHFVSTLQQYVQSQLSHVSWCRFLQSLKHKVKDLTDLDIVHMDYLKDSQCICFLSNDMKQIADIIQSILQCALDFRSVAALYGGLPDVSQVLTIKQTFDQNIKQLYTCYLNSPKNVEFSLPRFWEYLDYNHHYSNVINEEMGHRIFSI; encoded by the exons ATGGCTGTGGATACAGACTTCACATCGCTTTTAAACAATTTAAAGGTCGAAGATCCATGGCTTCCACCTAGACCTTGGGAATCCATACCTACCGAAAGCGGACTCTCTGTAACTTCAACGTCTTCCTCATCTTCTACACGCTTCTATGACACGTCATCAGTTTCC GAGGCTAGTTTAGTGAGGTTGGCAATGAACGCTCTGCAAGGTTTAGAGTCATCTCTTATAAGTATAGAAAAACTTTGCGCAATATTTCAGTCGGATCCAACCGACAGAACGTTTCACCGAATTCCAAGCTTGTGGACTAAGTCTGTAAGTACACTTGCTCTCGAGAATATACTTAGATCCTTAGGCTGCATGGGATGTGGAGTTTTCTTTCTCTATAAATTCGTTAATCATTTCACATGCTTAAATCCTGATGATGCCGGTTTGAGAAGCGATGAGAATCTTGAGTCGGCAGGAAATGATTATCCTCCGTATAGTTTGGCCAACCAGGCTTTTGCGGTTGCTGTTAATGATGTTTTGGAGGGTTACGTTGCTGCATTGGATACTTTGTATTCGTCGGTTCGTTTAAGACGGTCATCAAATGTTGATAGCGTGTCAAGTGGCTGTCTTTCATGTGTTGGGCACTCTGAGATTACGTTGTTAGAGGTTTATCTTCATACTAAAGAATTGAGGAACCAAATTGAGGTTATCGGAAGCATCTGCAATGTGCATAGTTTAGCTAATTCCTTCTCGGTTTCACCCCTTGAGAATTTAGTTACTCAAACAAACTTTTCTGACTTTCCTAGAGGTGGAAATCTTCTTACGTTCTTGTATAAGGAGCTCCAG GTTGCGGATCCAGTTCATTCCGCTCTTCTCAGAACCCTATTCATCCGTACATGTGAACCGTATTTTGACTTTATTAGATCTTGGATTTTCAAGGCCAAAATTACCGATCCTTTTAAAGAGTTCATAGTAGCCGAGGCCGAGAGTAACACAGTCACCATCAGG GAGCAAGATGGAGTTTATGTTCCGTGTTTTCTGAAGGAATTCTTGATCCCACTTTTTAGGGCTGGTCAGCAGCTTCAAGTGTTAATAAAATTGCTAGAGTTTTCTGATGGTGTTGGGAGTTGGAACCGAACGTATGAGGATTTTCTTCCTTATTGGAGTAGAATGTCAAGCTCTCGTTTGTCGCATGCATTTCATATGGATTTCAACAAGGCAGGAATTGAAATGATGGTACTTAAAAGGAGGGATTATTACCAGATTATGATGGAAAAGCTCAAAAATCATTTGCCAAACCTAGAGTTCAAATATCATCAG GTAATTACGTACGCCACATTACCAACTTCTGGTAGAGGAAGTGTGGAAGCTTCATCGGTCTCTCCTGCAGCAAAGAATATGAATCAAAATCT GCCTCTTGGTACAGTGGAGTGTGATGCATCAAGCATGACAGATGAATATTCTTATCTTGAGGATTCATTGGAATCATCTGAATGTTCATCTGTCGAAGACTACGGTGAAGAAGAGAAGACGGTTGGCCATATTCACGATCCAGACGATTTAGAGAAAAAGTACTTGTCTGCTTTAGAAATCACTTCAGAAACCTACAATATTCCGTTAAAAACGCCTTCTCAAGATGAAAGTGCATCCACTATGGTGACTGAATCACATGAACCATCACATAAACCATCACATAATGCTGATTTGGCCGGTTATTCTACGAGTTTAAGAAGCTTGAAACCATGCGAGGTTGAACATGCTAACATAATTCTGGGGTCAAACAAACTTCGGGAAAGATGTTCCAAAGTCAAACTACCTACTTTTGACTTTGAGTCTGTGAAGAATCCACTTACCGAATGCGCTGATAGGCTAGGCAGTTTTTACAGAACTAATGGTGTTGATAATATGAAAAATAACAATATGAGAAATAACCATAATAAAGGCCATGTTGATGATGCAATCACTGTGAAAAAGAATTCATTCCACACACAAGCATCTTTTGGTTCGAAAAGTAATCACCAAGAACAGGAACCGTTACTGGATGTATCCGGTGGTGGTTGTTGGGAAAGTCTTCTTGACGGCACTGGTAATGATAATAATATCCACCCTGGCGAACGTAAGACCAGTGTGGGCCCGGCTATCGAGATACCGTTGGATTTTGTTCTCGAGAAATGCTTGTTGGAAGAGATTCAACTACA ATATATGTACGTCAGTAAATTAACAATCAAGCTGCTTGAAGAAGGCTTCTCGTTACAACAACATTTGCTGGCTTTGAGGCGGTACCACATGATGGAATCAGCTGACTGGGCAGATTTGTTTATCGTCTCACTCTGGCAACAC AAATGGTATGCAAGAGAGGCGGATAAACGGATATCTGAAATTCAGGGCCTTCTAGAACTTGCCGTTCAGAGATCTTCATGCGAAAAGGACCATTATAAGGATCGTTTATTCGTGTACATGAAAGAACAAGACTCATCATCTCTTCCTAGCTTTACAACtg GTATACAATCTTTCAACGGTTTAGGGCTGGGGTACAGAGTAGATTGGCCAGTGAGCATTGTTTTGACACCTGGCGCATTGAAGATATATGCTCAAATTTTCAGTTTCTTGATACAAGTCAAACTGGCATCATCTTCTTTGACAGAAGTTTGGTGCTCGTTTAAG GAATCAATCCATTTCACCAACAAGGACCGTTCTTCTAATGCACGTAAATCAAAGTCGCGCAATTTCAATATTATGGTGAAATTGAG GCACCAGATATATCATTTTGTATCAACATTGCAGCAGTATGTTCAGTCTCAATTATCACATGTATCCTGGTGCAGATTTCTACAGTCTCTCAAGCATAAG GTTAAAGATTTGACTGATCTTGACATTGTCCATATGGATTATCTCAAGGATTCACAATGCAT ATGTTTCTTATCAAACGATATGAAACAAATAGCCGACATTATTCAAAGCATTTTGCAATGTGCATTGGACTTCAGATCTGTTGCTGCACTATATGGAGGTCTGCCGGATGTCTCTCAG GTTCTCACCATCAAACAAACATTTGACCAGAACATAAAACAACTGTACACATGTTATCTCAACTCTCCTAAGAACGTAGAATTTAGTCTTCCAAGGTTCTGGGAGTATCTCGATTACAATCACCATTACTCTAACGTCATCAATGAAGAAATGGGCCACCGTATTTTCTCCATCTAA
- the LOC110930750 gene encoding bax inhibitor 1 encodes MESFSSFFDSQSASRNSWTYDSLRNFRQISPKVQTHLKQVYLSLCCALVASAVGAYLHILWNIGGLLTTFATLGCMSWLLATPPYEEQKRVSLLMASALFQGASIGPLIELAIDFEPSILVSAFVGTAIAFACFSGAAMLARRREYLYLGGLLSSGVSILFWLHFASSIFGGSVAMFQFELYFGLLVFVGYMVVDTQEIIEKAHLGDLDYVKHALTLFTDFVAVFVRILIIMLKNSAEREEKKKKRRD; translated from the exons ATGGAATCGTTCTCATCGTTCTTCGATTCGCAATCGGCTTCTCGCAACAGTTGGACCTATGATTCTCTGAGAAATTTCCGTCAGATCTCTCCTAAAGTTCAAACTCATCTCAAACAG GTTTATCTGTCTCTATGTTGCGCCCTTGTGGCATCTGCTGTGGGTGCTTATCTTCACATCCTATGGAACATTGGTGGTCTCCTGACCACCTTCGCAACCTTGGGATGCATGTCATGGTTACTCGCCACTCCTCCGTATGAAGAG CAAAAAAGAGTTTCACTGTTGATGGCTTCAGCCCTTTTCCAAGGAGCATCAATTGGTCCTCTAATTgagttggccattgactttgaaccAAG CATTTTGGTGAGCGCATTCGTGGGGACCGCGATCGCGTTTGCTTGTTTCTCAGGAGCTGCCATGTTGGCAAGGCGTAGAGAGTACCTATATCTAGGTGGCCTTTTGTCATCTGGTGTCTCGATACTCTTCTGGTTGCATTTTGCTTCATCTATCTTTGGTGGTTCTGTGGCTATGTTCCAATTTGAG CTGTATTTTGGGCTTCTGGTATTTGTTGGATACATGGTGGTCGATACACAAGAGATCATTGAGAAAGCCCACCTTGGAGATCTCGATTATGTGAAGCATGCACTCACACTCTTTACCGACTTCGTTGCAGTCTTTGTCCGTATCCTCATCATCATG TTGAAAAATTCAGCTGAAAgggaagagaagaagaagaagaggagggACTAG